The DNA sequence TCTGCTTCTGCGAATGACCAAAAACATAATTCATAGTCATCAACATACCGAAACCCACGAATTGATGGAAATTTATTTTTGAGTTTTTGATCAACAACGGTCAGAATTGACTCAGCAATAATTAAAGATGTATCCGTTCCAATTGGAATACCTTTTGTCTGTTGATCTTGTGCATTTCTAATTAAAGTGTCAAGTTTATTTCCTAACAATTGGTTATAGCGACGTTGAGACTTAGCTGAATCTTTTGTGTGAAAAGCCCAAGGAATACTATGTGTATAGATTGAAGGATAAAAAGCATTAATATCAGCCGTAAGTAAGTAGCGGCAATTAGTACGTTCAATAGCACGTATCTCTGGTAATTCGTTAAAACCCTTAAATCGCTGAACAGCGCGGAGATTTCCAGATTTTTGTATTGGTTTACTTAATGATAAAGTTGATTGATGAATATGCTGTATTATTTGTTGCCAATCACTACTAATAATGTGGGCTAACTGGACATAATTTATGGGGTTTGGAATGCTCAAAATACGGCGTAGAGTACCTGCCCGTGCTAGATTGAATCTCGACAGCTTAGACACAGGTTTATTAAATTTTGGATCATAAATAAATGGGTGTGATAAGGATGATATCTGTGGTGTAATTGCCTTTCCCAGTGAAGTTGTTTGAAATGGTGGTGGTAATTCATGAGGAAAGTAACCACATCGTAAAAGAGCATCAAACATCAACCCTCTGCTTTATATAACTAGAATTATGCTTACTTCAGTATACTCAAATATATTAAAGTCTTTCTAATCACATGCTTCAGAATCAATACAAATAATTTATGTTGATCTTATTGTGTGGGTGAAAGTAGCATCATTTCCATAACACTGTGAACTTCCGGTGATGTTGGGTTAAAAAAGAAACATGAAAATTATCAAACCTATCACCAACTGGTTAGAAAATCGGGCAAGTACACCTACATACGGCGGTTGGGTGCTTGCGGGAGTTGCTATTTGTTTTTTTGGTGCGGCTGTCAATACAATGGCGGGGTGGCTGTATGCTATTAGCGGTGTGAGTGTGGCGCTGTTGGTAGTAGCAGCAGTTTTACCACCGCGATCGCTTGTTGGTTTAACTATCACCCGCAATCCAATTCAGCCTGTCTCGGCTGGGGATGAATTGACTGTAGAATTAGAAATCCACAATCCCACGTCACAATCTGTAAGTTTGCTGCAAGTCGAGGATATTTTGCCTTTTGTTTTGGGTAACCCAATCAAACAGCCAATAGAAGTTATTCCGAGTAAAAATAGTTACCGTTGGGTTTATTACCACCAGACCCAGCGTCGAGGTATTTATCGTTGGCACAATGTTGAATTAGCAACTGGCGCACCTTTAGGTTTATTTTGGTGTCGTCGTCAGCGAGATTGTGAAGCGATCGCTATTGTTTACCCCACTGTATTACCTTTAACCACTTGTCCCTTAGTTGATGAAATGGGACAAGAAGAAAGCAAAAAAGGTGATTCTATCAATCGCCCATTGCAGACAGCGACATCGGGATTAGTGCGATCGCTCCGTCCTTACCGCATCGGCGACCCCACCAGACTGATTCATTGGCGGACTAGCGCCCGTTATGGTGAATTACGAGTCCGGGAGTTAGAAGTTGTCACAGGTGGACAAGAAATCATTATTGCCTTAGATAGTGGTGGTGAATGGCAAGAAGATGATTTTGAGGAAGCCGTAATTGCCGCAGCCAGCTTGTACTTTTACACACAACGGATGGGAATGCCCGTCAAACTCTGGACAGCTGGGACAAATTTGGTAAAAGGCGATGCCTGCGGCAAGTCCTCCGGCCTACGCATTGTTCTAGAAACCCTAGCTGCGGCAACATCTCAAGAAGATATTAACGCCACAGAAACACCAAACAATCCTTTAATTTGGTTAACTCAAAATTCTCTGACACTCTCTTCCTTACCCCAAGGCAGTCGTTGGATTTTGTGGCAGAATAATAATTCCTCAGATCAAGCATCAACGGTTGTCAATCGTGACTGCCCTGGTATTGTGGTGCAAAGCGAACAAGCTTTACAACCCCAACTACAAAAACCTTTACAAGCATTTTAAATGAGTATTCTATGTATTTAATATTTCAATGAATGCTAATTTATTGCGGTTTTTGTTAAATATCATCATTGAATCTGTTCAGGTTGGGGAGATATCCCCAGTAATAGCGCCTTGAGGCTGAGGTACAATGCAAAGAAATATTTAAATTATGAGCGGCCGATCCACATGATCACATCAGAAGTTAACACACATTCCAGCGATAAAAGCTTAGAAGCAATGCGGCATTTTTCCGAACAATACGCCAAGCGTACTGGAACGTACTTCTGTAGTGAACCTTCGGTTACAGCAGTGGTAATTGAAGGGTTAGCCAAACATAAAGACGATCTAGGTGCGCCTTTGTGTCCCTGTCGCCACTACGAAGACAAAGAAGCTGAAGTCAAGGCTACATATTGGAACTGTCCTTGTGTACCAATGAGGGAACGGAAAGAATGCCATTGTATGCTGTTTTTAACATCAGACAATGAATTTGCTGGTGAAAGCCAAGAAATCTCTATCGAAACTATTAAAGAAGTAAGAGATAGTATGGCATGAGCGAAACTATGCCCCAAGAGTTTTGGCAAGGTGTAGAACAGTTCAACTCTGGACAGTTTTACGCCTGTCATGACACTTTAGAGGCTTTGTGGATCGAAGCCATTGAACCCGAAAAAACTTTTTACCAGGGCATTCTCCAAATTGCTGTAGCTTTGTATCATCTCAGAAATGAGAATTTGCGCGGCGCAGCTATTTTACTCGGAGAAGGAAGCAACCGCCTGCGCCGTTATCCAGATAGTTATGGCGGTATTAATGTAGATGAGTTATTAAGCCAAAGTGCCGAATTATTGACAGTATTACAGCAAACAAGTTTAAACAAAATTCCGGCAAGTGAATTGCTGGAAAATCAAAACTTGCCGATACCTAGACTTTTACTATCTAATGATTGTTAAACAGGGAACAGCGAAAAATCATCATGGGCAAGGGTGAAAGGGTATAGGGGTGTATGTATCCAAAACCCTTACACCCCATATTCTTTCACCCTCACACCCAATCTCTACAGACAATGTTGGTGCGTAAGTCCTACCTTTTTAGACATTGAGTGCTTGTCTTGGTGGCGTGGCTTTGTAATATTTACTAGGCGCTTCATTTCCTGCTTGTGCCAAAGCTTCTTGCCCAGTAATCAATCTTGCGCCACGTTTGCGGGTGACATAGTTCCATACCCACTGAATCATGACTACTAGTTTGTTATCAAACTCAATTAAGAAGTAGATATGAATTAATAGCCAAAATAGCCAAGCAAAGAAACCTTTGAGTTTGATAAAGCCTAAATCCACGACGGCTAGATTTTGCCCAATCATGGCTAAACTACCGCGATCGCTATAGTTGAAAGCAGGTAAGGTATTACCTTTGATTTTTTCCTTAATTAATTTAGCAACATATTCTCCCTCTTGCATCGCTACTGGCGCAACACCAGGAAGAGGTTTGCCATTTTGATGGGAGAAGTTTGCTAAGTCGCCAACTACATGAATGTTGGGATAGCCTTTGATGCTTAAGTCTGGTTCAACAACCACTCGTCCGGCGCGATCGCATTCTGCACCTGTACATTCTGCTAAAACTTGCCCCATTGGTGAAGCTTTCACACCTGCTGCCCATAATACTGTTTTGGCAGCAATTTCTTTCACTTCATCACCTTGTTTGAGGGTGACAATATCGTTTTCAATGTTGGTGACTAAAGTTTTGGTTTGAACGCTAACACCCAATTGCTGTAAAGATGCTTCTGCTTGTTGCGATAATTCTGGTGCAAAGGGTGGCAAAATCCGATCTAGTCCTTCTAGAAGTAAAACTCTTGCCTCGGATGTGTCGATGTTGCGGAAATCTTCTTTGAGGGTTTGATAAGCAAGTTCAGCGATCGCACCTGCTAATTCTACCCCTGTAGGGCCACCACCCACAATCACAAAGGTTAACCAAGCCCGACGTTTTTCAGGATCAGTTTCTTTTTCTGCGGCTTCAAACGCCGAGAAAATCCGGCGACGCATTTCGATCGCATCTTCTACAGTTTTTAAACCAGGCGCAAAATCTTCCCAGTTATCTTTCCCAAAATAGGAATGCTTGGCACCTGTAGCCACTATTAACGTATCGTATGGTATCGCTTGATCACCCAAAAAGACTTGCTGTGCTTGGGGATCTATATCATTCACCTCTCCCAACAACACTTTCGTATTTTTGCTTTTGTTTAATACCGATCGCAACGGAGAGGAAATATCAGCAGGTGATAGTGTACCTGTGGCAACTTGGTACAGCAATGGTTGGAACAAGTGAAAATTACGTTTGTCAATCAGCGTTACTTCTACCTTAGCCTTAGCCAGTGCCTTTGCTGCATATAGTCCACCAAAGCCACCACCAATGATCACGACTTGATGCGGTGGGTTATTCTCAAGGGAGTCTACCATAAGAAGAAATATTTCCTAGTGTTACGGGTGCTGTAACTATTCTTAACAAATATGTATCAAACTTGTCATATATGTTTCTGTTCACGCTGCACAAATGAAAAAAACATAAAGGTAAGCTAGATTACCATTCCCAGGTGATACATATTACATTCATATATTGCCCTCTTAGCTTTAGTGTTTATCGCCCTTTGTTTAGATACATTACAAAGGGCATTATTTTATGAGGATTTCTGCACAAAGATTGTTTGTGGCGACTGGGTGAAAGGGTTTGGGGTGTCGGGATTTTAGTTTATTTTCGCCCAACTCATGCAAGAGGCGATTGACTAACTTCGATTATCTATTTGGGCGCGTTGTAAACTACCAGAAAAGTCAACATACACACTCTTCCATTCTGTGAATACATCTAAAGCAGTGGTTCCGGCTTCGCGGTGTCCGTTACCTGTTTGTTTCACACCACCAAAAGGTAAATGTACTTCTGCGCCAATAGTCGGGCCATTAATATAGGTAATGCCTGCTTCAATGTCCCGCATGGCGGTAAACGCCCGGTTGATATCGCGGGTATAAATGGAAGAAGACAGACCGTAATTAGTATCATTGAGAATAGCGATCGCTTCTTCAAAGGAATTAACCTCAATTAATGCCACTACAGGGCCAAATATCTCTTCACGGGCAACGCGCATATCTGGCGTAACATTATCTAAAATAGTTGGCCAAAAGAAATTACCCTGTTGTAGTTGTCCTTCAGTGGCAATTTCGCCACCAATTAAAATTTTTGCCCCTTCTTCACGGGCAATTTTCATATATTCATTCACCCGTTGCAATTGCCTTTGATTAATTATCGGCCCAATTTCTGTATCTTGGTCATAACCAGCACCCAAGCGTAACTTACTAGTACGCTCATACAGCATTGCCGTAAACTCTTCTTTAATGTCACGGTGCAAGATCAGCCGACTCGTAGCCGTACAACGTTGCCCAGTTGTCCCAAAAGCCCCCCAAACCGCACCATCTAAAGCTAGTCCTAAGTCGGCATCTTCCATCACCACTTGGGCATTTTTACCGCCCATCTCCAGACAAACACGCTTGTGAGTGCGTCCGCAAGTTGCACCCACAAAAGCACCCGTTTCCGAAGAACCAGTAAACGAAACTAAATCAACATGGGGATGTTCGACTAAAGCTTTACCAACTTCTTCACCAACACCATGCACTAAGTTAATTACACCTGCTGGTAAACCGGCGGCGGCAAAAATTTCTACTAGTTTAGTTGCACAAGCGGGAGTATCTTCAGCAGGTTTGAGAATAACAGTATTACCGCATACCAAAGCCGGCATAGCTTTCCAGCAAGGAATAGCCACAGGGAAATTCCACGGTGTAATTAAAGCACAAACACCAATGGGCATTCGCACTGTCATCGCAAATTTATTCGGCATTTCTGAAGGTGTCGTTAACCCAAATAGCCGCCTTCCTTCACCAGCACTATAAAAAGCACAGTCAATACCTTCCTGCACATCACCCCTAGCTTCGGTTAAGGGTTTACCCATTTCCCGACTAATTAATTGGGCGAGTTCTTCTTTATGCTGGAGTAATAATTCTCCCACACGAAAAATATATTCGGCTCTGGCTGGGGCAGGAACTTGCCGCCAACTACGGTAAGCTTCACGGGCGGCGGCGACGGCTTTATCCACATCCTCAGTGTGAGAACGGGGAAAGGTGGCGACAACTTCACTTACCACAGCAGGGTTATAACTTTCCAGAACGTTTCCTGTCGTAGCATCCACCCACTGACCATTAATATAATTGCGACAAGTTAGCAAAGTCATAATTAGTATTGAATAATTTCTTTTAGATATAGCGTTTACTAGTTAACTGAAGAACAAATCTATCTGCGTCCATCTGCGTTTATCTGCGGTTAATTATTTTTGTCTATACCTCACTAAGTTAAGAAAGTCCGTAATTGCTATAGATTTGATTTGCTTTCTACGTTAACGTCAAGTTTAAAGAATGGGCAGAAGGCGAAAAAGTTATACACAAAAATTAAGGCACAAAAGCCAACACACCCACAGGAGAACCAGAACCACCACGTAATCTGAGAATTGCGATCGCTAATGTAGTACCTTGAGGAGGTAGTTGATCTAAATTCGTCAAGTTCTCCAACACAATACCCTGCTGTGCCAACACTAAATGGTTAGTCGTAAAACTGTTATCTTTTCCAGGATCAACACCGTGGGTATCAATTCCTACACCAGCAATTTGCCGTTCATCCAACAAAAACTGTGTAGCATCACCTCTAAAGCCTGGAAAGTGCATAATTCCTGCCGCATCTTGGTTAAAGAAGGCATGGCTATCAGTCCACTTGTGCTGCCAGCCAGTATACAGTATGACTAAACTACCCCTGGCAATCACACCGTATTTTGCCTCCCAAGCCAGAATATCAGTAATACTCAAAGCATAATCAGGATTATTTTCGGCAACTTCGCAGACATCTATCACTACTGCCGATAAAACCAGTGATTCCGCCACATATTCATCAATTCCTGCACCAGCAGAATCAAAACTATTCGGGGCGTTGATATGGGTAGCACTATGTTCACCTAACGCAAAACGCCGCAGATAGTAACCATCATTTTGAATATCAGCAACAGTGTTAAGTTCTATCGCTGGGTCGCCCGGCCATAAAGGTATATTTTCATCAATAATATGGCTTAAGTGTATAACGCGGGAATAATTAATTTGCATAAAGTACAAAGCAATATAGCGTTTCTCGGTTGAGTGCAGTACAAGTAGATAGGAGATAGAGGCTAGAGGCTAGATGAATGTACCTCATTGCAATGAAAAACGCCATAGCAGAAATCAGGTGATAGATAACAGAAGCTTGTACCATATATTATGAAAATAAGAAAGATTTAAGTTAGGTTATGGGTATTGATGAAATAATCACAGCTTACCGTGAAGAAATTTTACAAATTGCTGCTGAGTACGGCGCATATAATGTGCGAGTGTTTGGTTCTGTAGCTAGAGGAGAAGCTACACTAGATAGTGATGTAGATTTTCTGATAGACCTTGAACCACAGCGAACTTTACTAGATCAAATTGCTTTCATACAATCTTTGGAGCAATTGCTTGGACGTAAAGTGGATGTAACCGAAGTAGAGACTCTGCATGAGTTAATTAGAGATGAAGTGTTACAGGAAGCTGTAATGTTATGAAAGGCGATCGCTTGTACTTGAGTAACATCAAAGAATGTATTGAGCGCATTGAGCTTTATACCTGTAGTGGCAAAGAAGTATTTTTGCAAACCTTAATTATTCAAGATGCGGTAATTAGAAATTTTGAAATTATTGGGGAAGCAACAAAGCGATTATCTCCTGAAATAAAAGCAGCTTATCCAGATTTACCGTGGCAACAGATAGCTGGTTTTCGAGATGTACTCATTCACGATTATTTAAAGGTAAATTTAAATCGAGTTTGGGGTGTAATTGAGCAGAATTTACCAGAACTAAAATCTACAGTTGAGGAAATTTTGCAGAGATGGGAAGAGTTGTAAGTATGTGAAAATTTCCTGTATTATACCAATAACAAAAACTCTCACTCTAGCCCAAATAACACAGAGCTTGAATGAGAGTTTTCATCAGTCAAGATTTGACATTCACTGCACACAATATTACCGGAAATTACCAGGATTTAAGCGAGTCCGATTTTGAGATTGAGTCGGAGTTTGACGACGAATTGCGACACCATTGCGTAATTGTGTTCCAGTTCCACCATCTTTGCGATCGAGGAACGGTTTAAGATTAATGCCACTTCTCGATGAGCTAACTCTGCGATTATTTCCACCTAAAATTGTGCGTCCGATATTGTAAATTTCATCTGCGCCGCCTCTATTATTGCGGAAAGTATTCACAGCCGTAGTTTGTTGACCATCATCCGCAGAAATTAAGTTTTGGAAAATGCTATTGCGGACAGTATAAGGGTCTTTATCTCTGGGTACTGTCAATACAATTCGACAACTAGAGTTAGCTTCAGTAGTGACACAAACAATATTTTCGTTATTCAAAAAACCTGTTTGGAGTTCTTGCAAACCATCGGGACGATATTCTTCTAAGCGTTGAGCAATAGTAACACAACGTTTGTACGGGTCCCAACCACCACCCAATTGTGCAGGAGCAGCCCAAGGAAAGAATCTTCCTGGTTGGCTTTCGGGTTGATACATTACTATATATTGACCATTGCTGTTTTGACAGCTAAATCTGGTACCAGTCGCTACGGTACCACTAGAGGAAGTGTCTACAGGATTTGATGAACCTGATGGATAAGGATCGGAAGTGGTAGGTACAACAATACCACCACCATCATTAACTTGAGCAAAGGCGGCGGAATTACCTAAAAATAAAGATAAGCCCAAACCGCTTAAACATAATAGCTTCAAGGGTTGAAATGCCATAAATTATCCTTTAGTAGATATGAGGTTAGCTAATTGATAATTTCAGTGACGCAGAAATTTGTTTTTTGATTCATTCAGAACGCCGCTTTTTCTCTTTTCTTTCTTTTTCTTCTTTGAGGATTTGTTTAATTTTGGCTTGAATGGCTGTGTGACGTTCAACGCCTTCATAACTGTAGCGGTTGTATTTACCCCGAATAATTAAGTTTTCGAGATAATTTACCCGTTCTTTACCGCCGGGGTGAGATGATATCCAGGTAGGAGGCGCATTTTTTTGTTGTTTTTGTAGTGTCGCCATCAAGTTACGCAACCCATCAGCAGCATAGCCATTCGCCACAATCAAGCGAGTACCCAAAACATCTGCTTGACGTTCCATATCACGGCTGTAGCTGAGGGAGAAAAGTTGACCGACTGTACCGCCAAAAGGCAGATATTGGGTAACGTTAGAAATTAAGTTTCCTTGGGTAACTAGTTGAAAGCCGTGGGATAAAACTACATGAGATAATTCATGACCGATTAACCCAGCGAGTTCAGCTTCAGAATTACTTTTAGCGATCGCACCAGCATTAATAAAAACTTTACCTCCTGGTAAGGCAAAGGCGTTCAATTCTTCTTCAGGAATCACAAAAAATTCGTATTTAAATTCAGTGCGTCCTGAAACTTTCACTAGTTTCTGCCCAATTTCGTTCACATAGGCCAGCACTTCTTCATCTTTGACTAATGGTAGCTGTTGTTTTGCCTGTTTCGCTACCGATTCCCCCACCGCACCTTCGCCTTGTAGTAGCAAGATGGTAGAGTCTAAGGCAGAAAACGGCCCTAACAAACTACCTGTCACCGCATAGCCGACTGCACCTGTAATAATATTAGCGAGAGTGTTACCTCTAATTTCTTCGCGGATATGGGCTTTGTAGCGTTTGAGATTGATTTCTGCAAGTTGGGTAAATTCCTCGGCTTGCGGATCATTCGGATAAAGAATAGCAAATTGACGCGCTGCTAAGGATGCTTCCATCCATTTTTTTTCATCAGCCAGTGCGGTAACTTTAGCTTTAATTAAATCTGGCTGATCGGGATATAGTGATGATGCTTGTTCTAAAACCTCTACAGCTTCTTTGGGGCGATTATATTGCTTGAGAATCTCAGCATAGCGAATATGGCCAGGAATAAATTCGGGATACTGTTCAACTAATAGTTTTAGCGGTACTTCTGTTCTTGTTTGCAACTTAGCCGCAATTCCCGCTTCTGATTCTCGCCAGTAAACTTTACCTGCTGGGGATAGTTGCGTCGCATCAACAATGGCGGGTTTACGTTCTTGAGTTGCAGTATCTGTGTTGGCGAATGGTGTTTTAACTTCCCGATAAAGTTTTTCTGCCTCAGTAATATTTCCGGCGAGGTATAATTTATCAGCTTCGATAAATTTTTGTTGACGGGCAAGTTCTTCAGGAGTAAGTGCAGGTTCTGTGGCGGTGTCTGGTTTTTTAGGTTCAGTCGCTTCTGGTTTTGGCGTTTGGTTTGGCTGTGAAATTTCGGAACTGGGTGTATCTGTTGTTTCTACGGTGGTAGTGGCAGGTTCTTGGGCTGGAACAGGTGCTAAAGGTTGCGTCAGAATAATTACAATTGATGTACTAACTGACAACAAAATCCAACTCAAGGTGAGCAGCAGAGACTTCCTGGTTCGTTTCATGCTGAGTTCATTTATGCGAAGGGGTTGTTTTAATGCTATGAGTAACTGACCCCATCCGCCTAGAGCGATCGCTACTGTTTTCCGATAATCTCAGAGTATAAAGTTTTGCTGTTTGAACTGATATGATAAAAGCATAACTATTCTGAACTAAGACTTATATATTAGTGAGAAGTACTCTCTACAATTTATCTTTCTGAAAAAGGTTATAATAGTGATCTATTTCTGTTAATATGATTCAAGTGAATGCTATGCAGCAAAAAGCTGATGAGATTGTCAAAACACTCAAGGGCAAGGGATTGCGAGTAACGCCTCAACGCTTCGCCGTCTATGCCAACCTACTAGGGCGAGAAGACCACCCCACAGTAGATCAAATTCTGACAAGCTTGAATCAAGATGCACCTACTTCTTCTCAAGCCACAGTATATGCTGCACTGCAAGCCTTA is a window from the Aulosira sp. FACHB-615 genome containing:
- a CDS encoding DUF58 domain-containing protein; protein product: MKIIKPITNWLENRASTPTYGGWVLAGVAICFFGAAVNTMAGWLYAISGVSVALLVVAAVLPPRSLVGLTITRNPIQPVSAGDELTVELEIHNPTSQSVSLLQVEDILPFVLGNPIKQPIEVIPSKNSYRWVYYHQTQRRGIYRWHNVELATGAPLGLFWCRRQRDCEAIAIVYPTVLPLTTCPLVDEMGQEESKKGDSINRPLQTATSGLVRSLRPYRIGDPTRLIHWRTSARYGELRVRELEVVTGGQEIIIALDSGGEWQEDDFEEAVIAAASLYFYTQRMGMPVKLWTAGTNLVKGDACGKSSGLRIVLETLAAATSQEDINATETPNNPLIWLTQNSLTLSSLPQGSRWILWQNNNSSDQASTVVNRDCPGIVVQSEQALQPQLQKPLQAF
- a CDS encoding cyclase family protein; protein product: MQINYSRVIHLSHIIDENIPLWPGDPAIELNTVADIQNDGYYLRRFALGEHSATHINAPNSFDSAGAGIDEYVAESLVLSAVVIDVCEVAENNPDYALSITDILAWEAKYGVIARGSLVILYTGWQHKWTDSHAFFNQDAAGIMHFPGFRGDATQFLLDERQIAGVGIDTHGVDPGKDNSFTTNHLVLAQQGIVLENLTNLDQLPPQGTTLAIAILRLRGGSGSPVGVLAFVP
- a CDS encoding DUF309 domain-containing protein, encoding MSETMPQEFWQGVEQFNSGQFYACHDTLEALWIEAIEPEKTFYQGILQIAVALYHLRNENLRGAAILLGEGSNRLRRYPDSYGGINVDELLSQSAELLTVLQQTSLNKIPASELLENQNLPIPRLLLSNDC
- a CDS encoding NAD(P)/FAD-dependent oxidoreductase — protein: MVDSLENNPPHQVVIIGGGFGGLYAAKALAKAKVEVTLIDKRNFHLFQPLLYQVATGTLSPADISSPLRSVLNKSKNTKVLLGEVNDIDPQAQQVFLGDQAIPYDTLIVATGAKHSYFGKDNWEDFAPGLKTVEDAIEMRRRIFSAFEAAEKETDPEKRRAWLTFVIVGGGPTGVELAGAIAELAYQTLKEDFRNIDTSEARVLLLEGLDRILPPFAPELSQQAEASLQQLGVSVQTKTLVTNIENDIVTLKQGDEVKEIAAKTVLWAAGVKASPMGQVLAECTGAECDRAGRVVVEPDLSIKGYPNIHVVGDLANFSHQNGKPLPGVAPVAMQEGEYVAKLIKEKIKGNTLPAFNYSDRGSLAMIGQNLAVVDLGFIKLKGFFAWLFWLLIHIYFLIEFDNKLVVMIQWVWNYVTRKRGARLITGQEALAQAGNEAPSKYYKATPPRQALNV
- a CDS encoding ferredoxin thioredoxin reductase catalytic beta subunit, whose product is MITSEVNTHSSDKSLEAMRHFSEQYAKRTGTYFCSEPSVTAVVIEGLAKHKDDLGAPLCPCRHYEDKEAEVKATYWNCPCVPMRERKECHCMLFLTSDNEFAGESQEISIETIKEVRDSMA
- a CDS encoding DUF86 domain-containing protein; translated protein: MKGDRLYLSNIKECIERIELYTCSGKEVFLQTLIIQDAVIRNFEIIGEATKRLSPEIKAAYPDLPWQQIAGFRDVLIHDYLKVNLNRVWGVIEQNLPELKSTVEEILQRWEEL
- a CDS encoding M48 family metallopeptidase, which encodes MKRTRKSLLLTLSWILLSVSTSIVIILTQPLAPVPAQEPATTTVETTDTPSSEISQPNQTPKPEATEPKKPDTATEPALTPEELARQQKFIEADKLYLAGNITEAEKLYREVKTPFANTDTATQERKPAIVDATQLSPAGKVYWRESEAGIAAKLQTRTEVPLKLLVEQYPEFIPGHIRYAEILKQYNRPKEAVEVLEQASSLYPDQPDLIKAKVTALADEKKWMEASLAARQFAILYPNDPQAEEFTQLAEINLKRYKAHIREEIRGNTLANIITGAVGYAVTGSLLGPFSALDSTILLLQGEGAVGESVAKQAKQQLPLVKDEEVLAYVNEIGQKLVKVSGRTEFKYEFFVIPEEELNAFALPGGKVFINAGAIAKSNSEAELAGLIGHELSHVVLSHGFQLVTQGNLISNVTQYLPFGGTVGQLFSLSYSRDMERQADVLGTRLIVANGYAADGLRNLMATLQKQQKNAPPTWISSHPGGKERVNYLENLIIRGKYNRYSYEGVERHTAIQAKIKQILKEEKERKEKKRRSE
- a CDS encoding nucleotidyltransferase family protein, coding for MGIDEIITAYREEILQIAAEYGAYNVRVFGSVARGEATLDSDVDFLIDLEPQRTLLDQIAFIQSLEQLLGRKVDVTEVETLHELIRDEVLQEAVML
- a CDS encoding COP23 domain-containing protein, translating into MAFQPLKLLCLSGLGLSLFLGNSAAFAQVNDGGGIVVPTTSDPYPSGSSNPVDTSSSGTVATGTRFSCQNSNGQYIVMYQPESQPGRFFPWAAPAQLGGGWDPYKRCVTIAQRLEEYRPDGLQELQTGFLNNENIVCVTTEANSSCRIVLTVPRDKDPYTVRNSIFQNLISADDGQQTTAVNTFRNNRGGADEIYNIGRTILGGNNRRVSSSRSGINLKPFLDRKDGGTGTQLRNGVAIRRQTPTQSQNRTRLNPGNFR
- a CDS encoding aldehyde dehydrogenase family protein: MMTLLTCRNYINGQWVDATTGNVLESYNPAVVSEVVATFPRSHTEDVDKAVAAAREAYRSWRQVPAPARAEYIFRVGELLLQHKEELAQLISREMGKPLTEARGDVQEGIDCAFYSAGEGRRLFGLTTPSEMPNKFAMTVRMPIGVCALITPWNFPVAIPCWKAMPALVCGNTVILKPAEDTPACATKLVEIFAAAGLPAGVINLVHGVGEEVGKALVEHPHVDLVSFTGSSETGAFVGATCGRTHKRVCLEMGGKNAQVVMEDADLGLALDGAVWGAFGTTGQRCTATSRLILHRDIKEEFTAMLYERTSKLRLGAGYDQDTEIGPIINQRQLQRVNEYMKIAREEGAKILIGGEIATEGQLQQGNFFWPTILDNVTPDMRVAREEIFGPVVALIEVNSFEEAIAILNDTNYGLSSSIYTRDINRAFTAMRDIEAGITYINGPTIGAEVHLPFGGVKQTGNGHREAGTTALDVFTEWKSVYVDFSGSLQRAQIDNRS